One part of the Methylobacterium mesophilicum SR1.6/6 genome encodes these proteins:
- a CDS encoding PIN domain-containing protein translates to MEPIFIDTNVLVYARDNRNADKRERARAWLAAITDSGCARTNLQVLNELTRWILKNEPGRSLGDIQTEVETIRAWGARPIDQDDTELAWLVRKNLGYQWCDCLLVAAAQLAGCRYFLTEDMAHGAVFDGLTLINPFRTSPDDVLRRT, encoded by the coding sequence ATTGAGCCGATCTTCATCGATACGAATGTGTTGGTTTACGCACGCGACAATCGAAACGCCGACAAGCGCGAACGCGCACGGGCGTGGCTGGCTGCCATCACCGATTCGGGCTGCGCCCGCACGAATCTTCAGGTTCTCAACGAGCTGACGCGCTGGATCCTCAAGAACGAGCCGGGGCGCTCGCTGGGCGACATCCAGACTGAGGTTGAGACGATCAGGGCCTGGGGAGCGCGCCCGATCGATCAAGATGACACCGAACTGGCGTGGCTCGTTCGCAAGAATCTCGGCTATCAGTGGTGCGACTGCCTCCTAGTGGCTGCGGCCCAGCTCGCTGGATGCCGCTACTTCCTGACCGAGGACATGGCACATGGCGCCGTGTTCGACGGCCTCACCCTCATCAACCCTTTCCGCACGTCGCCCGATGACGTGCTGCGGCGGACCTGA
- the pth gene encoding aminoacyl-tRNA hydrolase, protein MRLIVGLGNPGARYAGNRHNIGFLAVDAIARQHRASPFRHRFQGEAAEVVLGTERAILLKPTTFMNESGRAVAEAQRFYKIPLADVIVLHDELDLAPAKLRVKVGGGNAGHNGLRSITAQCGNDYRRVRLGIGHPGDKALVHSYVLNDFGKAEQPWVEDLAQAIADHAALLASGEDASFQNKVHLAMAGLGWDDVKTLGARN, encoded by the coding sequence ATGCGGCTGATCGTCGGCCTCGGCAATCCGGGCGCGCGCTACGCGGGCAACCGGCACAATATCGGCTTCCTGGCCGTCGACGCGATCGCCCGCCAGCACCGGGCGAGCCCGTTCCGCCACCGCTTCCAGGGCGAGGCCGCCGAGGTCGTGCTCGGCACAGAGCGGGCGATCCTGCTGAAGCCCACGACCTTCATGAACGAGTCGGGCCGCGCGGTCGCGGAGGCGCAGCGCTTCTACAAGATCCCCCTCGCCGACGTGATCGTGCTCCACGACGAGCTCGACCTCGCCCCCGCCAAGCTGCGGGTGAAGGTCGGCGGCGGCAATGCCGGCCATAACGGCCTGCGCTCGATCACCGCGCAATGCGGCAACGACTATCGCCGGGTCCGGCTCGGCATCGGCCATCCCGGCGACAAGGCGCTGGTGCACTCTTACGTGCTCAACGATTTCGGCAAGGCCGAGCAGCCCTGGGTCGAGGATCTCGCCCAAGCGATCGCCGACCACGCCGCCCTGCTGGCCTCGGGCGAGGACGCGAGCTTCCAGAACAAGGTCCACCTCGCCATGGCGGGCCTCGGCTGGGACGACGTGAAGACGCTCGGCGCCAGAAATTGA